From a single Alkalihalophilus pseudofirmus genomic region:
- the rsmB gene encoding 16S rRNA (cytosine(967)-C(5))-methyltransferase RsmB → MSKNVREVAVDVLLQIEKNQAYSNLLLNQTINKSKLDRRDIGLLTELVYGTIQRRDTLDYFLAPFVKKGIDKLEDWVKVLLRLSVYQLVYLDRIPDRAVVHEAVTIAKKRGHKGISGMVNGVLRSIGREGVPDIKDEKDPIKRLALETSHPEWLVARWVKQFGEEETRLMCEENLVSPAVTVRVNQTKATREEVISMLEADGIAAVKGELSEDALIIKAGQVFESKAFKQGYVTAQDESSMLVGRALGANSGERVADVCAAPGGKTTHIAEQMNNEGSVLAFDLHDHKVKLIRGQAARLDLSIIDTQAADARKLAEKFEPESFDRILVDAPCSGFGVIKRKPDIKWAKKEADIKAIQSIQQAILNAVAPLLKKGGTLVYSTCTVDKDENEETVEAFLAEHPSFVKDEDLKNRLPKQVIDSKRFKSGMVTILPQDFNSDGFFISSLVKQ, encoded by the coding sequence ATGAGTAAAAATGTACGTGAAGTAGCAGTAGATGTGTTATTACAAATTGAGAAAAATCAAGCTTACAGTAATCTTTTATTGAATCAAACGATTAATAAATCAAAGCTAGACCGCAGAGATATTGGTTTACTCACTGAGCTTGTCTATGGAACGATTCAACGTAGAGATACACTCGACTACTTTCTTGCTCCTTTTGTTAAGAAGGGTATTGATAAGTTAGAAGATTGGGTAAAGGTATTGCTTAGGTTATCAGTCTATCAGCTTGTATATCTCGATCGTATTCCAGACAGGGCGGTTGTACACGAAGCGGTAACGATCGCTAAAAAAAGAGGCCATAAAGGAATCAGCGGGATGGTTAACGGGGTCCTACGCAGTATCGGGCGAGAAGGCGTTCCTGATATTAAAGATGAAAAAGACCCTATCAAACGATTAGCTTTAGAAACGAGTCATCCGGAGTGGCTTGTAGCTCGCTGGGTTAAGCAATTTGGTGAGGAAGAGACCCGATTAATGTGTGAAGAGAACTTAGTCTCTCCTGCTGTTACAGTGCGTGTAAACCAAACAAAAGCAACAAGAGAAGAAGTGATCAGCATGCTTGAAGCAGATGGGATTGCGGCTGTCAAAGGAGAGCTTAGTGAGGACGCTCTTATTATTAAGGCCGGACAAGTGTTTGAATCGAAAGCGTTTAAACAAGGGTATGTGACGGCTCAAGATGAAAGTTCTATGCTTGTAGGCAGAGCGCTTGGGGCGAACAGTGGTGAAAGAGTTGCGGATGTATGTGCTGCCCCTGGCGGTAAAACAACTCATATTGCAGAACAAATGAATAATGAGGGCAGCGTTCTCGCTTTTGATTTACATGATCATAAAGTGAAACTAATACGTGGACAAGCAGCAAGGCTTGATTTATCAATTATTGATACCCAGGCAGCAGATGCACGTAAGCTGGCTGAGAAATTTGAGCCAGAGAGCTTCGACCGCATTCTTGTAGATGCGCCGTGTTCTGGATTTGGTGTTATAAAGAGAAAGCCAGATATCAAGTGGGCCAAGAAAGAAGCAGACATTAAAGCGATTCAATCCATTCAGCAGGCGATATTAAATGCTGTTGCCCCGTTATTAAAAAAAGGCGGTACGTTAGTATACAGTACGTGTACGGTGGATAAAGATGAGAATGAGGAAACCGTTGAAGCGTTTTTAGCTGAGCACCCTTCATTTGTTAAAGATGAAGATTTAAAAAATCGCCTTCCTAAGCAGGTGATTGACTCAAAACGATTTAAATCAGGGATGGTTACAATATTGCCCCAAGATTTTAACAGTGACGGCTTCTTTATTTCGAGCTTGGTTAAACAGTAA
- a CDS encoding Stp1/IreP family PP2C-type Ser/Thr phosphatase: protein MRYTFMTNVGKVRTHNEDSGGVFENSSGILAVVADGMGGHLAGDVASSMSVSFLEKEWSEVSSPFSAKEAEHWLRNSCLKLNEHLYQHALDNKECQGMGTTIVAALCTEEFVSIAHVGDSRVYIKNEFGFKLKTSDHSLVQELLNTGQITEAEAEHHPRKNVLLRALGTEPVIKVDVQTLQVEDDQLIMLCSDGLSNKIETAEMENMLTAEQSIEAIAESFIKKANERGGEDNISIAIVKYEEHSNHALDTDKAR from the coding sequence ATGCGGTATACGTTTATGACAAACGTTGGGAAAGTGCGTACACATAATGAGGACAGCGGAGGCGTATTTGAGAATTCGAGCGGAATTCTGGCCGTTGTAGCTGATGGAATGGGTGGACACTTAGCAGGAGATGTTGCAAGTTCCATGTCTGTATCGTTTCTAGAAAAGGAATGGAGTGAAGTAAGCTCACCTTTTTCTGCTAAAGAAGCAGAGCACTGGCTGAGAAATAGCTGTTTGAAACTGAATGAACATCTCTATCAACATGCATTAGACAATAAAGAATGCCAAGGCATGGGTACGACAATTGTTGCCGCTCTATGTACAGAAGAGTTTGTCTCAATTGCTCATGTGGGAGACAGCAGAGTGTATATTAAAAATGAGTTTGGCTTTAAGCTCAAAACATCTGATCATTCACTCGTACAAGAATTATTGAATACGGGTCAAATCACAGAAGCTGAAGCTGAACATCATCCAAGAAAAAATGTACTTTTACGGGCTCTGGGTACGGAACCTGTTATTAAAGTCGATGTGCAGACACTTCAAGTAGAAGACGATCAATTAATTATGCTTTGCTCAGACGGTTTATCTAACAAAATCGAAACAGCTGAGATGGAAAATATGCTTACGGCAGAACAATCGATAGAGGCGATAGCGGAATCATTCATTAAAAAGGCGAATGAACGTGGTGGAGAAGATAATATTTCAATTGCAATCGTTAAGTATGAAGAACATTCTAATCATGCCTTAGATACGGACAAGGCTAGGTGA
- the pknB gene encoding Stk1 family PASTA domain-containing Ser/Thr kinase — protein sequence MIGTRIAGRYQILEVIGGGGMANVYKALDVILDRHVAVKVLQPQFSEDEQFIKRFRREAQAATSLNHPNVVNIFDVGEEGNTYYIVMEYVEGFTLKELIQSEGPLPVEKVLDLLKQMMAAISHAHANQIIHRDIKPHNILVSKDGVAKVTDFGIARAISSATITHTNSVMGSVHYLSPEQARGGHVTYRSDIYSMGIVLFEMVTGTLPFKGDTAVSIAIKHLQNEVPSAKSIVPGLPQSIENVIRRSTIKDPLKRYASIHDMEEDVETVLNPDRLNENVYYANDVEEDMTKAIPIIKDDDLKEDDVDKTIEIKSNERTAPVAASTPPPKPASEQAEAGEEPAEPAPKKKKKKKWLIISLIALFLLIGSTAAAFVLFPNLFYVAEVEVPDVVGMPYEEAEEELLGLNLVVEREDEEIEGVEPGHVARQSQRAGSRVKEQSRVVLYVNIEDESFELDDVIGLPIERAERLLDEQGLTVERIEQEDTTQTPGIVTEQRPIAGETVVAGETTVYLTYAVQSEIRLRNLEGEREDAAREYLTEVGLNGRFQNEYSDSVEAGLIIRQSPGAFTMLQPGDDVQLIVSRGPREEEPPPASEDTPEDSGSTEEPDPEPETPATKQYEVNQPVDVSQEDQEAGNSYEIRIIYRDATTNGADEVFVEESITEPKTYSIPLEVSEEYPGSFDVYVNGNQAHSSKQYTFN from the coding sequence ATGATAGGTACTCGTATTGCGGGCCGATATCAAATTCTTGAAGTAATCGGCGGCGGCGGAATGGCAAATGTGTATAAAGCATTAGATGTCATTTTAGACCGTCATGTTGCAGTAAAAGTTCTCCAACCACAGTTCTCAGAAGATGAACAGTTTATTAAACGTTTTCGCCGGGAAGCACAAGCTGCAACAAGTTTAAACCATCCGAATGTCGTTAATATTTTTGATGTCGGAGAAGAGGGCAATACGTATTACATTGTAATGGAATACGTAGAAGGATTTACGTTGAAAGAATTAATTCAATCGGAAGGTCCTTTGCCTGTTGAAAAGGTGCTTGATCTGCTCAAGCAAATGATGGCTGCGATCTCACACGCCCATGCGAACCAAATTATCCACCGTGATATTAAACCGCATAATATATTAGTGAGTAAGGACGGCGTTGCGAAGGTCACAGATTTTGGAATTGCGCGTGCGATTTCATCGGCTACGATCACGCATACTAATTCAGTTATGGGTTCTGTGCATTATTTGTCACCAGAACAAGCGCGCGGAGGTCATGTTACGTACCGCTCTGACATTTATTCTATGGGAATTGTCTTGTTTGAAATGGTCACAGGTACGCTGCCTTTTAAGGGTGATACGGCCGTGTCTATTGCAATTAAGCACCTTCAAAATGAGGTGCCTTCTGCAAAATCGATCGTCCCAGGACTGCCGCAAAGTATTGAAAATGTGATTAGAAGGTCGACAATTAAAGATCCGTTAAAAAGATATGCATCGATTCATGATATGGAAGAAGATGTCGAAACGGTCTTAAATCCAGACAGACTAAATGAAAATGTATATTATGCTAATGATGTTGAAGAAGACATGACAAAGGCTATTCCTATCATTAAAGATGACGATTTAAAAGAAGATGATGTTGACAAAACAATTGAAATAAAATCCAATGAGCGCACGGCACCTGTTGCTGCCTCCACACCGCCTCCAAAGCCTGCGTCTGAGCAAGCTGAGGCAGGAGAAGAGCCTGCAGAGCCTGCACCTAAAAAGAAAAAGAAGAAAAAATGGCTGATTATCAGTCTTATAGCGTTGTTTTTATTAATCGGTTCTACGGCAGCGGCTTTTGTCCTGTTTCCTAATCTCTTCTATGTGGCAGAGGTTGAAGTTCCTGATGTTGTTGGTATGCCGTATGAAGAGGCTGAAGAAGAGCTTCTTGGCCTTAACCTTGTGGTCGAGCGCGAGGATGAGGAGATAGAAGGTGTTGAACCTGGTCATGTTGCGCGGCAAAGCCAAAGGGCAGGTTCGAGAGTAAAGGAACAATCAAGAGTGGTCCTATATGTTAATATAGAAGACGAGAGCTTTGAACTCGATGATGTTATTGGGCTTCCTATTGAAAGGGCAGAGCGCCTTCTCGATGAACAAGGCTTAACGGTCGAACGCATTGAGCAGGAAGATACGACCCAAACACCTGGCATCGTTACCGAGCAGCGTCCTATTGCTGGTGAAACAGTGGTAGCAGGTGAAACAACGGTTTATTTAACGTATGCGGTTCAATCAGAGATTAGGCTTCGTAATTTAGAGGGCGAACGGGAAGATGCCGCACGTGAGTATTTAACTGAGGTAGGCTTAAACGGCCGTTTCCAAAATGAATACTCTGATTCAGTGGAGGCAGGTCTCATCATACGTCAATCACCTGGAGCATTTACGATGCTGCAGCCGGGTGATGATGTGCAGTTAATTGTCTCAAGAGGACCTAGAGAAGAAGAACCACCACCAGCGTCAGAGGATACGCCAGAAGATAGCGGAAGCACCGAAGAGCCAGATCCTGAACCAGAAACACCAGCAACAAAACAATATGAAGTCAATCAGCCTGTTGACGTATCGCAAGAGGACCAAGAGGCCGGTAATAGTTATGAGATCCGCATCATATATCGTGATGCGACAACAAATGGGGCTGATGAAGTATTTGTTGAGGAATCAATAACCGAACCGAAAACCTATTCCATACCTCTAGAGGTAAGTGAGGAATATCCAGGTTCATTTGATGTTTATGTCAACGGAAACCAAGCTCATAGTTCTAAGCAATATACATTCAATTAA
- the rpe gene encoding ribulose-phosphate 3-epimerase, which yields MIKIAPSILSANFATLGEDIKEVEAGGADYIHVDVMDGHFVPNITIGPLIVDAIRPVTKLPLDVHLMIENPDQYIPQFAKSGADIITVHVEACPHLHRTIHLIKENGCKAGVVLNPHTPFDAVKPIVEDLDMILFMTVNPGFGGQSFISSVLPKIKEASSYIKEKGLDVEIEVDGGVNPETAKQCVEAGANVLVAGSAIYNKEDRAKAIADIRGS from the coding sequence ATGATTAAAATTGCACCATCGATTCTTTCAGCTAATTTCGCTACCCTTGGAGAAGATATTAAAGAAGTAGAGGCAGGCGGTGCCGATTACATCCATGTTGATGTGATGGACGGGCATTTTGTTCCAAATATTACGATCGGTCCCTTAATTGTGGATGCGATCCGTCCCGTTACTAAACTGCCGTTAGATGTTCACTTAATGATCGAAAATCCTGATCAATATATCCCGCAGTTTGCAAAATCAGGTGCAGATATCATTACCGTGCATGTAGAAGCGTGTCCGCACCTTCACAGAACCATTCACTTAATTAAAGAGAATGGCTGCAAGGCAGGAGTCGTTTTAAATCCTCATACCCCGTTTGACGCGGTTAAACCAATAGTGGAGGATCTGGATATGATTTTATTTATGACCGTAAATCCAGGTTTCGGCGGCCAGTCTTTCATTTCATCTGTTCTGCCAAAAATTAAAGAAGCTTCTTCCTACATTAAAGAAAAAGGCTTAGATGTTGAGATTGAAGTGGACGGAGGAGTGAATCCGGAAACAGCTAAACAATGCGTGGAAGCTGGTGCTAATGTGTTAGTAGCTGGTTCAGCTATTTACAATAAAGAAGACCGTGCGAAGGCAATTGCTGACATTAGAGGGTCTTAA
- the rsgA gene encoding ribosome small subunit-dependent GTPase A, whose protein sequence is MATGMIVKALSGFYYVQNEDGIFQCRGRGNFRKRKIKPLVGDEVEFEAENRTDGYILDVFDRKNELVRPPISNIDQALLVFSAKEPDFSPLLLDRFLVHIEANNIKPVIIISKVDLLLPNELAEIKEYQKQYEAIGYTVILTTNQNQSSNQTNEMVEILSCIKDQVTVIAGQSGVGKSSLLNVLKPELEIETNQISSHLGRGKHTTRHVELLAVGGGLIADTPGFSSLDFIEMEPEDLSSCFPEMASVHNLCKFRGCTHTSEPKCAVKEALVQGEIDNGRYEHYLVFLDEIKNTKRRY, encoded by the coding sequence ATGGCAACTGGTATGATTGTAAAAGCCTTAAGTGGTTTTTATTACGTTCAAAATGAAGATGGAATATTCCAATGCAGAGGTCGTGGAAATTTTAGAAAGCGCAAGATTAAACCGCTTGTAGGAGATGAGGTGGAATTTGAAGCAGAAAATCGTACAGATGGTTATATTTTAGATGTATTTGATCGAAAGAATGAACTGGTACGTCCGCCTATTTCTAATATCGATCAAGCATTGCTTGTTTTTTCAGCGAAGGAACCTGACTTCAGTCCGCTGTTACTCGACCGTTTTTTAGTACATATCGAAGCAAACAATATCAAACCGGTTATTATTATTTCTAAGGTCGATTTATTATTACCAAATGAACTAGCGGAAATAAAAGAATATCAAAAGCAATATGAAGCCATTGGGTATACCGTCATTTTAACAACAAATCAAAACCAATCATCAAATCAAACGAACGAAATGGTAGAAATTCTATCTTGTATCAAAGATCAAGTCACCGTTATCGCGGGTCAGTCAGGAGTAGGTAAATCTTCTCTGCTAAACGTACTAAAACCGGAACTAGAAATTGAAACCAATCAAATTTCAAGTCATCTAGGTCGAGGCAAGCATACAACAAGACACGTAGAATTATTAGCAGTGGGCGGGGGATTAATTGCAGATACCCCTGGCTTTAGCTCGCTTGATTTTATTGAAATGGAGCCTGAAGACTTATCAAGCTGTTTTCCTGAAATGGCAAGCGTCCATAATCTATGCAAGTTTCGGGGCTGTACGCACACCTCTGAACCTAAATGTGCAGTAAAAGAAGCGCTTGTGCAAGGTGAAATTGACAACGGCCGTTATGAGCATTATCTTGTTTTTTTAGATGAAATTAAGAACACTAAACGGAGGTATTAG
- the spoVM gene encoding stage V sporulation protein SpoVM has product MKFYTIKLPKFLGGFVRAMLNSFKKG; this is encoded by the coding sequence ATGAAATTCTACACAATCAAACTGCCCAAATTTTTAGGTGGATTCGTAAGGGCCATGCTGAACTCATTCAAAAAGGGGTAA
- the fmt gene encoding methionyl-tRNA formyltransferase, producing MKIVFMGTPDFSVPVLRQLVMDGYNIAACITQPDRPVGRKKVMTPPPVKVEAMKHGIPVLQPERIRNQEEIERVLGYEPDLVVTAAYGQILPNDILEKPAYGCINVHASLLPKYRGGAPIHQSIIDGEKETGITIMYMVEKLDAGDILTQVRVPILEEDHVGSMHDKLSAAGAKLLSETIPALIKGEITPQKQDETKVTFARNITREMEKMDWSKTGEELYNQVRGLNPWPVAFTTLQQKPLKVWRAKKVNVATEHESGTVIEIRDDSFVVATGNQTALEIMELQPSGKKRMTAEDFLRGAGSSLKTGMKLGDENE from the coding sequence CTGCCTGCATCACCCAGCCGGACCGCCCTGTAGGCAGAAAGAAGGTTATGACACCTCCTCCGGTAAAAGTAGAAGCAATGAAACACGGGATTCCTGTGCTTCAGCCAGAACGCATTAGAAATCAAGAAGAAATTGAGCGTGTGTTAGGATATGAACCTGATCTAGTCGTTACAGCAGCTTATGGTCAAATATTGCCTAACGATATTTTAGAGAAGCCAGCGTACGGCTGTATTAATGTTCATGCTTCTCTATTGCCGAAGTATCGCGGCGGAGCACCTATTCATCAGTCAATTATTGATGGTGAGAAAGAAACCGGTATTACCATTATGTATATGGTTGAGAAGCTAGATGCAGGTGATATATTAACACAAGTGCGTGTTCCGATCTTAGAGGAGGATCATGTTGGTTCGATGCATGATAAATTAAGTGCTGCAGGTGCTAAATTGTTAAGTGAAACGATCCCAGCTTTAATTAAGGGTGAAATCACACCGCAAAAGCAAGATGAAACGAAGGTAACGTTTGCTAGAAATATCACGCGTGAGATGGAAAAAATGGACTGGAGTAAAACGGGTGAGGAATTATACAACCAAGTCCGCGGACTGAATCCATGGCCGGTTGCATTTACGACCCTTCAACAAAAGCCGTTAAAAGTGTGGCGGGCAAAGAAAGTGAACGTGGCAACAGAACATGAATCAGGTACGGTGATCGAAATTAGAGATGACTCTTTTGTCGTTGCTACAGGTAATCAAACAGCTCTTGAAATTATGGAGCTTCAACCATCTGGCAAAAAAAGAATGACTGCTGAGGACTTCTTGCGCGGGGCAGGGAGTTCCCTTAAAACTGGGATGAAACTTGGAGATGAAAATGAGTAA